The proteins below are encoded in one region of Halichoerus grypus chromosome X, mHalGry1.hap1.1, whole genome shotgun sequence:
- the CYLC1 gene encoding cylicin-1: MSTVAKLLKESRCGMDKEDVPFEFVDIISPGLQVYVVKSNNRLTGISLQEINIRTNDNSISINESSRKLWNQDYFTLTFPKPLQPGRKKRSRPSESQISVPRHDKKKLEEVQKPVYIRIRHSLKKISQKPSVYLTVRRQAPFRNPYTLKAHTENGESKKSKDDKKGRTLQRNSKKNKGPHETTIESKMVNDEKLKRGNKADKTPSKLSRKSELSKDSKSKLEINPESSDFKAVSMYPKKDKRDSKNSKETDNEFICAKKDSKDSKNNSDAKSQTCSKNSSNMGFILYLEESGAESMKCDMWLKNYSQNNSKKPSEKDTKKDAKKSSDAESVNSKDAKKDAKKDKKGPKKEKKKDAKKDTESTDEESADSEDAKKEPKKAKKESKKNDKKKDAKKDTETTDAESEDSKDAKKDSKKAKKDSKKSDKKKDTKKDAVSTDAETESELETKNWKKDEKKEKKDSKKDDKKKDAKKDSEESTETESESEWDSKKDKKDEKKHKRNSKKDDKNKFAMKSEESTEIESDWESKKDKYDSKKTKKDSKKDAKKQDAKKGIESTDAESDESSKTDSKKPETFESSDAESEESLYKFGAKKRVADESDATSTDSKKEALELKREFKMSSKKTTFKEKEKKTGTGRVPPSRERPPLPPCEPLLPSPKIKRLCQCKMPPAPLKPRYAPLRISSFIPLPPKSGYKGKLR, from the exons gCAAGAAATAAACATCAGAACAAATGATAATTCCATATCAA TCAATGAATCAAGCAGAAAATTATGGAATCAAGATTATTTTACTTTGACATTTCCCAAACCACTCCAGCCAGGTAGAAAAAAGAGATCAAGACCTTCAGAATCACAAATCTCAGTTCCT AGACAcgacaaaaaaaaattagaagaagtTCAGAAGCCAGTTTATATAAGGATaaggcattctttaaaaaaaatttcccaaaagcCATCTGTTTATTTAACTGTCAGGAGACAGGCTCCATTCAGAAATCCTTATACTCTTAAAGCCCATACAGAAAATGGAGAATCTAAAAAGTCCAAAGAtgacaaaaaaggaagaactttgcagagaaattccaagaaaaacaaaggcCCACATGAAACAACTATAGAATCTAAAATGGTAAATGATGAGAAacttaaaagaggaaataaagcagATAAAACTCCATCAAAATTATCACGTAAAAGTGAACTATCTAAGGATTCAAAGTCCAAATTAGAAATAAACCCAGAATCCAGTGATTTTAAAGCTGTCTCAATGTATCCAAAAAAAGATAAGAGAGATTCGAAGAATTCCAAGGAGACAGATAACGAATTCATATGTGCAAAGAAGGATTCTAAAGACTCAAAGAACAATTCTGATGCCAAATCACAGACTTGTTCAAAAAATAGTTCAAATATGGGTTTCATACTGTATTTAGAGGAGTCTGGTGCTGAATCTATGAAATGTGATATGTGGTTAAAGAATTACTCTCAGAATAATTCAAAGAAGCCTTCAGAGAAGGACACAAAAAAGGATGCAAAGAAAAGCTCTGATGCTGAATCTGTAAACTCAAAAGATGCAAAGAAAGATgcaaagaaagataagaaaggtccaaagaaagagaagaagaaggatgCAAAGAAAGACACAGAGTCTACTGATGAAGAATCTGCAGACTCAGAGGATGCAAAGAAAGAGCCAAAGAAGGCTAAGAAAGAgtcaaagaaaaatgacaagaaaaaagatgcaaaaaaagacacagagactACTGATGCAGAATCTGAAGACTCAAAGGATGCAAAGAAAGATTCAAAGAAGGCTAAGAAAGATTCAAAGAAAAGTGACAAGAAAAAGGATACAAAGAAGGATGCAGTGTCTACTGATGCTGAAACTGAGTCTGAATTGGAGACAAAGAATtggaagaaagatgaaaagaaggaaaagaaagattcaAAAAAAGATGACAAGAAAAAGGATGCCAAGAAGGAT TCTGAAGAGTCTACTGAAactgaatctgaatctgaatGGGAttcaaaaaaggataaaaaagatgaaaaaaaacataagagaaattcaaagaaagatgacaaaaataaGTTTGCAATGAAGTCTGAAGAGTCTACTGAAATTGAATCTGATTGGGAGTCAAAAAAGGATAAGTATGATTCAAAGAAGACTAAGAAAGATTCAAAGAAAGATGCCAAGAAACAGGATGCAAAGAAGGGCATAGAGTCTACTGATGCAGAATCTGATGAATCTTCCAAGACAGACTCAAAGAAGCCTGAGACATTCGAAAGTTCAGATGCTGAATCTGAAGAGTCACTATATAAATTTGGGGCTAAAAAGAGAGTTGCTGATGAATCAGATGCCACATCTACTGATTCAAAGAAGGAAGCACTGGAACTAAAGAGAGAATTCAAAATGTCATCCAAAAAGACTacattcaaagagaaagaaaaaaaaacaggtacaGGTAGAGTCCCTCCATCAAGAGAAAGACCACCACTACCTCCTTGTGAGCCTTTGCTACCATCACCCAAGATCAAACGTCTCTGTCAGTGCAAGATGCCTCCTGCACCTCTAAAACCAAGATATGCTCCTTTG aggatctcctctttcattccccTTCCTCCAAAATCTGGCTATAAGGGGAAGCTTAGGTAG